A single genomic interval of Scyliorhinus canicula chromosome 15, sScyCan1.1, whole genome shotgun sequence harbors:
- the LOC119977978 gene encoding heme oxygenase 2-like, with product MPPTKGEESDGPPSQAEDTEMDEEAVSNSTDLSEILKEGTKESHDQAENTQFVKEFLKGKIRRELFELGTVALYFTYSALEEEMDKNAEHPGFAPLYFPLELHRKDALAKDLEYFYGEDWQDQIKCSEATTRYVERIHHIGEHEPELLAAHAYTRYMGDLSGGQVLKKVAQRALHLPGTGEGVWFYTFDNISNPARFKQLYRSRLNTLETSEETRERIVEEANRAFRFNMEVFEELDKFGKTLGEVVQASEVPLHDGKGDARKCPFYAAEGNGETGCPLHSVVAIAQSYPFQLVLAALLALTAGWYLL from the exons ATGCCGCCCACGAAAGGCGAGGAGAGCGATGGGCCGCCCAGCCAGGCGGAGGACACGGAAATGGACGAAGAAGCCGTTAG CAATAGCACGGACCTCTCCGAGATCTTGAAGGAAGGAACAAAGGAGTCTCACGATCAAGCAGAGAACACTCAATTTGTGAAGGAGTTCCTGAAAGGCAAGATTCGTCGTGAACTgtttgag TTGGGCACGGTCGCCCTCTACTTCACCTATTCCGCTCTGGAGGAGGAAATGGATAAAAATGCAGAACATCCTGGCTTTGCTCCCCTTTATTTCCCGCTTGAGCTACATCGCAAGGATGCTCTGGCCAAGGACCTGGAGTACTTCTATGGGGAAGATTGGCAGGACCAGATCAAGTGTTCAGAGGCCACAACAAGATATGTAGAGCGGATCCATCACATAGGGGAGCATGAACCTGAACTGCTAGCAGCACATGCCTATACCCGTTACATGGGTGACCTGTCAGGGGGACAGGTGTTGAAGAAAGTGGCACAAAGAGCCTTGCATTTGCCAGGCactggtgagggtgtgtggttcTACACCTTTGACAACATTTCCAACCCTGCTCGCTTCAAGCAATTGTACCGATCACGgttgaacactttggagacaagCGAGGAGACCAGGGAGAGGATTGTTGAGGAGGCCAACCGAGCCTTTCGCTTCAACATGGAG gtttttgaggaattggaTAAGTTTGGGAAAACGCTGGGGGAAGTGGTGCAGGCCTCTGAAGTCCCGCTCCATGATGGGAAAGGAGATGCCCGGAAGTGCCCATTCTATGCTGCAGAAG GCAATGGTGAAACTGGATGCCCGTTACACTCTGTGGTGGCCATCGCGCAGAGCTATCCATTTCAGCTGGTCCTAGCTGCTCTTCTGGCGCTCACTGCTGGCTGGTATCTGCTGTGA